Part of the Paenibacillus sp. YPG26 genome, CGGACAGACGGAACGATGGGGCGGCAAGCCGAGTTATACCAACTTTTTTGGCGGGGATTTGCAGGGCGTGCGTGATCATTTGGACCACCTGACAGAACTGGGGGTGAATGCGATTTATTTCACTCCGATCTTTGAATCGCCAACCAATCATAAGTATGATACCCGGGATTACTACAGGGTTGATCCGCATTTCGGGACAACAGATACGCTGCGCGATTTGGTCAAGGACTGTCATGCCAAGGGGATCAGAGTCATACTTGACGGCGTGTTCAATCACTCGGGCATTACTTTTCCATTCTTCCAGGACGTCCTGGAAAAAGGACCGGATTCGAAATATTATGATTGGTTTCATATCCAGGAATGGCCGCTGCAGGTCAATGACGGAATCCCTACGTACAGGACCTTCGCCTTCGAGAGAACGATGCCCAAACTCAATACTGCGAATCCGGAGGTCAAGGACTATCTCCTGAAGCTTGGGCGTTACTGGATTGAAGAGACGGATATAGATGGCTGGCGCCTGGATGTCGCCAATGAGGTGGACCACGCCTTCTGGCGGGATTTCCGCCAAGCAGTCAAAGAGGTCAAGGCTGACGCCTATATCCTTGGAGAAGTGTGGCATGACGGGATGATGTGGCTGCTCGGGGAGCAATTTGACGGTGTCATGAATTATCCGCTATGTGATGCGGTTCTTGATTTTTTTGTATTCGGACATGATGATGCTTATTCATTCGCAGCCAAGATAGGCGGTTATTTGGCCCGCTATCCGAAGCAAGTGACAGAGTCGTTGTTCAACCATTTGGATACCCACGATACCGCACGGCTGCTAACCCTTTGTAAGGGCGATATCCGTAAAATGAAGCTGGCAGTAGTCTTCCAATTCACTTATATTGGTGCGCCAAGCATTTATTACGGTGATGAGATTGGGCTTGCCGGGGAATTTGATCCGGATAACCGCCGGCCTATGATCTGGGAGCGGGAACGTCAGAACCGGGAGCTGTATGACTTCTACCGCACCCTGGCTGTTCTTCGCCGCAGCCATTCCGCGTTATTCAATGGAGAATTCCGTATTCGTAGTGCCGAGAGGGACTCAAATGTGCTTGTCTATGAACGGCAGCATGGATGTGAACACTTAATTGTCGCGATGAACAGGGGATCTGAACAGGCGGATGTCCATGTATCTTGGGGATCCATGCGTTGGCATGACGTATTCGGCAGCGAGGAGACGCAGCCCATAGATAGACCCAGCCAGCATACCTTGGGTGCCTATGAATTCAGAGTTTGGCTGAACCAGGAACAGGATACCTGTCGGACAAATTAATAGATCTCAATTAGAAGTAAAGGGGAGTGGGGACAGAGCATGCATACCAGTGAAGAGATTCATCCAGATCAGGTGGGCGCAGAGCACACGCAGGCATACCGGAGCTTGGGTCCCGTTACGGGCAGCATTTCTCATGAAGCAGGTGTTACAGTCCACGGGGAAGCAGGTAATCTGAGCCTGTGGAGACTCTCACCACAAGTACTGAGAATCGCGTGCGCCCTGCAAGCCGACTCAGCGCAGATGGTCCCGACAGAGGCGCTCATTCCGCAGCAGCCTCAGGAAGATTGGGAAGTCACTGATTATCAGTCGAAACTGGTGGTTCGTACGGGAGCATTCCACGTGGCACTGGATAAGGAGACCTTGTCTGTGCAGATCAGACAGGGTTCAGAGCAGGACTACGGAGAATACTCGTTCTCTTTCTCCGGATCACGGCTCCGCTGCCGGGGGAAGTTGAAGGAGGAGGCCGCTATCTTCGGACTAGGCGAGACAACCGGATATCTGAATAAGCGCGGTGACCGTTATACCATGTGGAACTCGGATGTCCTCGACCCTCATGTGCCTGACATGGAATCGCTGTATCAATCTATTCCACTGCTGATTCATCATTCTGCTGAAGGCTCGCTGGGTCTGTTCATTGACCATCCGGGAAGGATGACGATTGATATGCGGGAATCGAATGATTATTACGATGTGGAGACCATGAATGGGGAGATGGATCTGTATATTATTGCAGGCAAGGATCTCCGCGGGGTTGTCACTTCCTATACGGGGTTGACTGGACGTATGCAGATGCCTCCATTATGGTCTCTGGGTTACCAGCAATCCAGGTTCAGCTATATGAATCAGGAGGAAGTGCTTGATCTGGCCAGAACGTTCCGGGCGAAGCAGATTCCGTGTGATGCGATCTATCTGGACATTCATTATATGGATCATTACAAAGTATTTTCATTTGACCCTGTTCAGTTCCCTGATCCGCAAGGAATGATAGAGGAGCTTAAAGAAATGGGTCTGCGTATTGTGCCTATTGTCGATCCTGGTGTCAAAATGGATGAGGGCTACACCATATATGAAGAGGGGTTGGCGGAGCGGCACTTCTGTAAGTTCGCGGACGGGGAAGCGTATATCGGGAATGTCTGGCCGGGCCCGAGTGTGTTTCCTGATTTTACGGAGAAAAGGACCCGGGAATGGTGGGGGGCTCTGCACCGGTTCTATGTTGAACACGGGATCAGCGGTATCTGGAATGATATGAATGAGCCGAGTGTCTTTAATTCTCCCACAAAAACCATGGACGAAGAAGTTGTTCATGGCAACAATGGTCAACCGAGAACTCATGGAGATTTACATAATATATATGGAATGCTCATGTGTAAGGCAACCAAGGAAGGGCTGGATACCCTGCTGGAGGGAGAGCGTTCTTTTGTCTTGACCCGTGCGGGATACGCTGGAATTCAGCGGTATGCGGCTGTGTGGACCGGGGATAACCGCAGCTATTGGCAGCACATGGAGATGTTCATGGCGATGGGAATGAATTTGGGGTTGTCAGGTGTGGCCTTTTGCGGAGCCGATGTCGGGGGATTTATGCACCACGCTTCGGGTGAACTGCTGGTCAGGTGGACACAGCTGGGGGCATTTACCCCGTTTTTCCGGAATCATAGCGCCATTGAGACGAGACAACAGGAGCCTTGGACTTTTGGTGAGCAGGTAGAGGAGATATGCCGGACATTTATCGAACTGAGGTATTCTCTGCTGCCTTACCTCTACTCCTTGTTTCATGAAGCAGCACAGACTGGGCTCCCTGTCATGCGGCCTTTGGTGCTTGAATATCCGCAGGACGAACGTACATTTAACCTGTCAGATCAATTCCTGCTTGGGAATCAAATGCTTGTTGCGCCGATCTACAGACCGGGTGCGGAGCACAGGTCCGTCTATTTGCCGGAAGGGGTGTGGTACGACTACTGGACCGGATCCAGATACGAGGGAGGCCGTCCCTATTTGGCGCGAGCGGGACTTGATAGAATTCCACTCTTCGTCAAATCCGGAGCGGTCATTCCGATGACGAGCGGACTCCAGCATACCGGGGAGGCGGTCTGGTCCAAGCTGAACGTTCATATCTACGGCCGGGGAACGGAGGGACATGACGGACAAGTGCTTGCAGGCGAGTACATGCTGTATGAAGATGACGGGATCAGCCGCGCCTACCAGACAGGGGAATTCAGCTGCCTGCATATAAGCTTTGAAGAAGCGGACGGTGTGCTGGAGGTCAACACCAGTTACAATCATACAGATGAGGCCGTCGCAGGGAATGAACGGGAGCTTCTGTTCACCATTCATCAGCTGTCATTCGTACCCGTGCGTATAGTAGGCTTGAGCGAGGTTCCGAGCCTCCCGCATCTTGAGGTGCAGACGGCAGGATGGTATTATGACAGACAGGGCCATCATCTGTCTGTCAAAGTGCCGTTCAGAGCCGGGCACGAACACGGAGTCAAGATCTCCGTCAATGGATGATACCCTGCCATGATTCATTCTTACGATGAAGTAATGAATCTAACGTATATGGGGGGTTGAAAGTACATGCTTCATCAATTTTCACGCACAGAGCTGGCCATCGGCCCAGAGGGCTTGGATATTCTAAAGAATAGTACAGTTGCAGTTCTAGGCATCGGCGGCGTGGGTTCCATCGCGGTCGAGTCACTGGCCCGGGCTGGAGTCGGCCGGATTATCCTGATCGATAAGGATGTTGTAGACATTACGAACGTGAACCGTCAGATTCATGCCTTAACCACTACGGTAGGTCAGAGTAAAGTGGACCTGATGTGCGAGCGGGTCAAGCTGATTAATCCAGAGTGTGAGACCGTGGCGCTCAACATGTTCTATACAGAAGAGACGTACGAAGAACTGTTCCAATATGAATTGGATTACGTGCTGGATGCTTCGGATACAATTATTTATAAAATACATCTGATTAAAGAATGCCGCGAACGTGGTATTCCAATCATTTCAAGCATGGGCGCCGCCAACCGGATGGACCCGACCAAGTTCCAGGTTGCGGACATTTCGAAGACCCATATGGACCCGATGGCCCGGGTGATCCGCGGCAAGCTGCGTGAGATCGGGATCAAGAAAGGTGTCAAAGTGGTGTTCTCGACTGAGCCGCCGGTTAAGCCAAGGGAAGACGTTACTCAGAAAATCGTCTCTGAAAATGCGCCGGACCGCCGCAAAGCCAAGCAGCCTCCAGCCAGCATTTCCTTTGTTCCTCCTGTGGTTGGCTTGATTATGGTAAGTGTAGCGATCCGTGAGATGTTAGAGACAGGCAGGAACTAAGAGATGAACGAATCGCTCGCACGCAAACTGAGGCTTCCTGCCGAGGGTGAACTGCTCATCATGAATCCGCCGGATGGTTACCTGGAAGAACTGGAGCTGGGTGATAAAGCTACAAGGTATCCAGAACTAGGACATAGCTGTGACTTCGTTCAGGTATTTGTTCACTCTGTCCGGGAAGTGGATGAACTTGCTCCAACCGCAATTCGCGCGATCAAAGAAGATGGATTGCTCTGGTTCTGTTACCCAAAAGGCGGAGCCAAGGCAGGCACAGACCTGAACCGGGACAAGGGCTGGGATACGGTAAAAGCTCTGGGATACGAGGGTGTGTCGCTCATTGCGATCGATGACAAGTGGTCCGCCATGCGTTATCGCCCCATGGGAGCTGTAGGCTCCGTTCCAAGAAAAAGCAGGAATACTGGAAATCCAGCGCAGAAGGCTGTCAAGCTACCAGCTGCACCGGAGCTCATGCCTGCCGATTTACAGACCTTGCTGGGTGAATCGGCTCAGGCTGCCGCATTCTTCGCTGGCCTTGCTCCTTCACACCGCAAAGCATACATTCAGTGGATTGAGGAAGCGAAGCGGCCTGAGACGCGTGAAGCCAGAGTTCGCAAGACCATTGAGAAATTAACCCAAGGCCTGAAAAGACCCTAAAGTTAAATTCAGATAAGTTGAACTTAGGAATTACAATGGACAACAGATAGCTCAAATTATATAGACAGCTGAAATTTTGACGACCGCTCCCTTGGATATAGCCGGGGGAGCGGTCGTTTTTCTCGGTCGCTTTTTAACAAGCTGAATGGTATACTTAAAATCCTTTTTTACAAAATTTATCTTAGGAGGTAACTGAAATGGAAGATTTTCAAAGTGCCTATCAAGAAGAGAAGGCGCGGCTTGACCGCACGCTGGACACGATCGATAAGGAACTGGTGAGGTTGCGCGGCATTCCTGTGTACACCGGGCATGACTATACCGAGCAGGTGCTGGAGGCCGGGCGGGATCAACAGCGCAGACAGCTGTCCCAGTCCGGGCAGGAGCCGTATTTCGGACGGCTTGACTTCGAGGAGAAGGGCGGAACGCGCACCCCCTTGTATATTGGCAAAGTAGGAGTAGGCGGGGAGACCGCTCAGCCTATCGTCATTGACTGGCGGGCTCCGGTAGCCAGCTTGTTCTATTCATTTACCGGTGGGGATTCGGCTGTCTACGAGGCTCCGGAAGGGCTGATCGAAGGACTCGTATACCTGAAGCGTAACATTGTAATCCGCAAGCAGATTCTTGAACGGGTAGTCGATACATACAACTCGGAAGAGGAAGGTCCTGCCGTGTCGGATGAATTCCTGCTCTACCGGCTGGGAGAGAACAAGGACAACAAGCTGCGGGACATCGTCTCTACTATTCAGGCGGAGCAGGATCAGATTATTCGCGCAGGCAGGAACAGCGCGTTAATTATTCAGGGCGTAGCTGGGAGTGGGAAGACGACCGTAGCCCTTCACCGTCTGGCTTACCTGCTGTACCAGTACAAGGAGCAGATATCTGCGGGGAAAATGATTATTTTCGCCCCTAACCGCATGTTCATCAATTATATTTCTGAAGTGCTTCCTGAGCTTGGTGTCGGGGACATTCAGCAGAACACGTTCAGCGACTGGGCCTCCAATGTGCTGGGTCTGGATGAGGCTCCAAGCGATGGTCCTGAAGCTCTGACGGAGTGGTTCGATCATAGATCGCAGAACCGTCTGGACGATCATGAGCTTCCGGGAAGGTTCAAAGGGTCGCTCTTGTTCCGTGATCTGCTAGACCAGTTCGTACAGCAGCTTGAAGCAGCTTGTCTGCCTGAAGAAGACTTCATGCCATGGGACGGAGCGAAGCTGCCCTTGACCACAATCAAGCTGTGGTATGAAGAAGAGTATAAGCCCTATCCCCTTGCCAGGCGCAAGGAACGGGTGCTTGCCCGGATTCACCGGTGGGTGGAGATGGAGCTGAAGGGAGCACCATCGGCAGCTGCGCTGAAGGAACGTAAATCCAGAGCTGCGCAGCGGGAGAAGGCTTATGCCAAGAAATGGCCGGATCTCTCCCCGCTGCCCTTGTATAAAGCTTTTATCGGGGCCAAGAAGATGCAGGGTCTTCAGCTTGAGAATATGGGGGCAGGGATCCCTAAGTCTATACTCAAAGTGACTCAGGCCAATCTGAAGAAGAATATTATTAAGGAAGAGGACCTCCCGGCACTTCTGTATCTGTTCACCCGTGTGGATGAGATCGATGGGAACCTCCGGTTCGATCATATTGTAATCGACGAAGCTCAGGATTTCTCCCCTTTCCAGATCGCTGTGCTGGACCGGTTCTGCAAGGGTCATTCTTTTACGATCCTTGGCGATTTATCGCAGGGTATCCACTATTACAAAGGCGTGCGGGAATGGAATGAAATGCAGGTGCTCTTCAAGCCGGAAGAGACAGCTTATTTCGCGCTCACCCGGAGCTACCGGTCTACGATGGAGATCATTTCTTTTGCTAATAATATCCTGAGACAGGGGGTAGGCACGGATCTATTGGCGGTACCTGTATTCCGAAGTGCGGATCCGGTGAAGGTGATCAAGGCATCCGGAGCTGAACGCCTTCCTGTAATCAGGAGAGCCCTTGACCGGATTCAGAAGGGGCCATACAAGACAGCAGCCCTGCTGACACGGAATCTGAATGATGCCCAGCAGCTTCATAAGGAACTCAGCGGTCTAGGTTATGATCTTAACTTGATTGATGGACGAAAAAGTGAGTACGAGGGAGGCATATCGGTTCTTCCTGTATATCTCTCCAAAGGGCTGGAGTTCGACGCGGTAATGGTTACGGATGTGGATGAGGAATATTACGGGCAGCAGGATGCCAAGCTGCTGTATGTTGGAGCTACCCGGGCGCTGCATGAATTATGGCTTCTGCATGGAGAGAAGCTCCCTGCCTATGTGACAGTAGATGATCCGGAGATTGCGGTTACGGCTTGGCCGGAGAATTAGATATGCACTGAGTAGGTAAAGTGAAGGGGCCTTCCCAATAGGATGTGATAACATCCTGTCAGGAAGACCCCTTATTATATTAGTGAAGTGCTTAAGACCGGTAAGCTGAACTCAGCTTGCCTCCACTGCTGAACCCGCCATTCACAGCCTGCTTTTGCTCCGAATGCCTGGCTGCCGAGCGCATTTTGGTAATGATTTTACGAATGCTGTCTATAGATAAATGATAGGCTTCGGCTAGCTCAGGTGCTGTGAGCCCTCCGCAGTAAGATTTGAAGATTTCTTCATTCCGGCGTGCGATCAGCTTGCGTGATCCACTGACCTCGCCCCATGGGGCCCGTTTGCTCTCGAGCTTGGGCACATATACGAGTTCGCCCTGAATATAATGCTGCAGTTCCTTCAGCAGCCTAGGGGGAAGCACATCCTTCCCGTTTCTGTAGTTCACGTTCAATTTCCTCCCTAAATCGTTGTCCGTCTCCATTGTTCTTAGCGATAAAAGTCAGCATTGCCGTGATCCTCCTTTCGTAATTTGAATGATTGTACTTATGGATTGCTTATGTTATATGCCTGAGACCTGAATGTAAAAATAATAATTATGCCTGAACTACCGGGAAACTTCGAATGCCACACAGTATCTTAATCATTCTCAGCACCTCTTTCCAGAGTTATGTAATTTATATTAAGAATAACTTATTATTCAGCGTAAATTCAACCAATTCAGTTTGATAGGAACCTGCTGTGGGTCCCAGATAACAACATTATTATAATTAAAAGGGAGGCTCTATGGCCTCCCGACTCATGGTTCCGCTTACGCGGAAGCCACCTCATTTACTGTGATCAATTCGATCAGCCCCCTTTCCCAGCTGTTTTTGTCGGCCCGACACCTATATTAACTCATATCCCCGGATAGGAATAAAGTGAAAGAATGGTTATAAATGTTCTTTACGGTTTCTTTTCAGGCAAGTGACAAACATCAGTTCGGAAAATAGGCTGCATTATGATAAAATAACAGAGAAATAGGCACACGGAAGTTAGGTAAGGATGTGAGTATTCATGGATTTATTCTCATACGGACAGGAATCGGACCCGGGGACGAGGCTTCTAGCCGACCGGATGCGTCCGGGTACTCTGGATGAATATATTGGACAGGAACATATTGTAGGACAAGGCAAGCTGCTCAGGAGAGCCATAGAGGCTGACCAGGTCTCTTCCATCCTGCTATATGGACCGCCAGGCTGCGGCAAGACGACTTTAGCCCACATTATCTCGAACCATACCCGGGGTGAGTTTGTGCGGCTGAACGCGGTGGATGCCTCGGTTAAGGATGTCCGGGCAGTTATCGAGAAGGCGCAGACGGACAAGTCGCTGTATGGTACGAAGACCATACTCTTTCTTGACGAGGTGCACCGCTTCAACAGCTCAAGACAGGATGCGCTGCTGCCCGCAGTCGAGAAAGGCACTATTATCTTCATCGGAGCTACAACAGAGAATCCGTTTCACTATGTGAACGGAGCCTTGCTCAGCCGCTCCACGCTGTTCCAGCTTGAGCCGCTGACCAAGGAGCATTCGCTGATTGCTATGCGCAGGGCACTGGCTGATTCGGAGAAGGGCCTTGGCTATATGAAGCTGCAGGTGGATGAGGAAGCGCTGGAGCACATTGCCTGGGTATCGAACGGCGACATCCGCAGAGCGCTCAACGCGCTGGAGCTGGCTGCACTGACGACCCCGCCTCAGGCGGACGGCACGGTGCATATCACTCTGGACGTGGCGGAGGAATCCATCCGCCGTCCGATTGTCAAAGCCGACGAATCGACACAGTACGATGTCTTGTCGGCCTTCCACAAGAGCATCCGCGGCTCCAGCGACGCGGCGCTCTTCTGGTTCCTCTATGCCGTCGAGAAGCTCGGCATGGACCCTATGGTATTCCTGCGGCGGCTGATCGCGGCCAGCAGTGAAGACATCGGCCTGGCTAATCCCCAGGCCATGGTGCAGGCGGTTAGCGCGCTTGACGCATACCGCAATAACGGCTGGCCGGAGGCCAAGCTGAACATTGCTCAGGCGATTCTGTTCGCGGTGGAGAGCCCGAAGTCGAATGCGGTGTATACCGCAATCTCCAAAGCCATGGATGCGATGGACCGCATGCAGTCCGCCGAGGTTCCGCTGCATCTGCGCGATGGCCACTACACAGGCGCAGTGAAGCTCGGACACACAGGATATAAGTATCCTCACAATTATCCGGGCCATTATGTGAAGCAGGACTATCTGCCGCCCGAGCTGGCCCGGACCGTCTTCTATGAAGCGACGGAGCAGGGGAATGAGAGCAAGATCAAGCATAATCAGGAGCTAAGACGTCAGCAAGGCCGGTAGAGCGGGCGGGGCAGCAGAACCACTAAGATCACCTAATTACCGGACTACCGACACCAATTACCAGAACAACAACAGAATCACCAGAAAGACCAAAACCACAGAACCAGCGGACGACCCTCAATCAACAGACGATCTGATCTTTGGAGGACGGCGGGCCGAGTAATTCCTCATCCTAATCATAAAGAAGCCATTCCCTCAGAATTCTTCTCTGAGCTGGAATGGCTTCTTTACTTAGTTATTCATATGAAGTTCAGGCTGAACCACTTTCTCTACAACATCGATGGTTCCGCCACCCAGACATATGTCACCATCATAGAATACGACGGCTTGGCCTGGAGTGATCGCTTTCTGCGGTTGATCAAAGATTACATGAACGCTGCCGTCTTCGCGAAGGGTCAAGGTGACGCCTTGGTCCGGTTGACGATAGCGGAATTTGGCTGTGCAGTGATAGGAGCTCTTCGGCAGATGCTCTTCACCCGCGATCCAGTTCACCCCGGAGGCAATCAGGCTAGTGGAGTACATGCTCGGATGCTTGTCTCCCTGGACAACGTAGAGGATGTTATGCTCAAGATTCTTATCCGCAACGAACCAGGGCTCTCCAGTTCCTGAACCTGTTCCGCCAATTCCCAGACCTTGACGCTGTCCGAGCGTGTAGTACATCAGTCCATCGTGACGGCCTTTGACCTCGCCAGTAACAATATCCACCATATCCCCGGATTTAGCCGGCAGGTATTGACTCAGGAATTCGCGGAAGTTGCGTTCCCCGATGAAGCATACGCCCGTGCTGTCCTTCTTCTTGGCCGTGTAGAGTCCGGCTTCTTCAGCAATCCGGCGGACTTCTGGCTTAGGCAGATGTCCGATCGGGAACATTGCCTTGGACAGCTGATCCTGATTGAGAGCGTTAAGGAAATAAGTCTGATCTTTGTTGGAATCGACACCGCGCAGAAGCTCGAAGCGGCCATCCTTCTCAACTACCCTGGCGTAGTGTCCGGTCGCCACATAATCTGCGCCCAGGTCCAGCGCTTTGTTCAGGAACTCGCCGAATTTGATCTCGCGGTTGCACATGACATCCGGGTTGGGAGTCCGCCCGCGCTTGTATTCTTCCAGGAAGTAGGAGAATACTTTGTCGTAGTATTCTTTCTCGAAGTTAACTGAATAATAAGGGATGTCGATCTGTTCACAGACGCGGCGGACATCTTCCGAATCGGCCTCAGCCGTACAATGCCCGAATTCATCGGTATCATCCCAATTCTTCATAAATATGCCAACGACGTCATAACCCTGCTGCTTGAGCAGAAGAGCGGTAACGGAGGAATCAACGCCTCCGGACATGCCGACAACAACCCTAGTATCACTGTTTGCTTTGGACATGAATATCACTCCTTTAACAGTTGTTATAAAATGTAAAAAATCTAAACAAACATCGCGATTTCTTTTCCAAAATCGCTGGAGATATGTTACGATAAACTGAGGTCAAAGATCGGAATAGGGCGATATAAATAATTCATATTTGTGAATTAGTTTGCCCCGTTTCTTACTTTTATAGGTTCAAAGATCTATTATATAAAGATTACGCGAAAATTGAAAGAGGTGGCTTCTTTGAAAATATCCACAAAAGGGCGCTATGGATTAACAATTATGATGGAACTCGCTGCTAAATTTGGCGAAGGACCAACCTCCTTGAAGAGTATTGCTGAGAAGAATCAGCTTTCTGAACATTATCTTGAGCAATTGATCGCTCCACTTCGTAATGCCGGGCTAGTAAAGAGTATCCGCGGTGCATACGGCGGGTATATTCTGTCGCGCGAGGCTGCTGATATCACAGCCGGTGACATTATCCGGGTGCTTGAGGGCCCGATCTCTCCAGTAGACTTTACCGAGGAGGACGATCCTGCCAAGCGCGATTTGTGGCTCCGCATCCGTGACAGCATTGCTGAGGTGCTGGATTCGACTACTC contains:
- a CDS encoding alpha-glycosidase is translated as MLKEAVYHRPGECWAYGYDPHTVHLRLRTSKGDRLAVQVLYGDKCTPWAHMLKAEMKHLSSDELFDYWQAEVHPPYGRLSYGFVLIEGSERVWYTERGFHQSEPKEHLGLFEFPFLHPIDVHTPPEWVKESVFYQIFPERFANGDTDNDPGQTERWGGKPSYTNFFGGDLQGVRDHLDHLTELGVNAIYFTPIFESPTNHKYDTRDYYRVDPHFGTTDTLRDLVKDCHAKGIRVILDGVFNHSGITFPFFQDVLEKGPDSKYYDWFHIQEWPLQVNDGIPTYRTFAFERTMPKLNTANPEVKDYLLKLGRYWIEETDIDGWRLDVANEVDHAFWRDFRQAVKEVKADAYILGEVWHDGMMWLLGEQFDGVMNYPLCDAVLDFFVFGHDDAYSFAAKIGGYLARYPKQVTESLFNHLDTHDTARLLTLCKGDIRKMKLAVVFQFTYIGAPSIYYGDEIGLAGEFDPDNRRPMIWERERQNRELYDFYRTLAVLRRSHSALFNGEFRIRSAERDSNVLVYERQHGCEHLIVAMNRGSEQADVHVSWGSMRWHDVFGSEETQPIDRPSQHTLGAYEFRVWLNQEQDTCRTN
- a CDS encoding TIM-barrel domain-containing protein, with protein sequence MHTSEEIHPDQVGAEHTQAYRSLGPVTGSISHEAGVTVHGEAGNLSLWRLSPQVLRIACALQADSAQMVPTEALIPQQPQEDWEVTDYQSKLVVRTGAFHVALDKETLSVQIRQGSEQDYGEYSFSFSGSRLRCRGKLKEEAAIFGLGETTGYLNKRGDRYTMWNSDVLDPHVPDMESLYQSIPLLIHHSAEGSLGLFIDHPGRMTIDMRESNDYYDVETMNGEMDLYIIAGKDLRGVVTSYTGLTGRMQMPPLWSLGYQQSRFSYMNQEEVLDLARTFRAKQIPCDAIYLDIHYMDHYKVFSFDPVQFPDPQGMIEELKEMGLRIVPIVDPGVKMDEGYTIYEEGLAERHFCKFADGEAYIGNVWPGPSVFPDFTEKRTREWWGALHRFYVEHGISGIWNDMNEPSVFNSPTKTMDEEVVHGNNGQPRTHGDLHNIYGMLMCKATKEGLDTLLEGERSFVLTRAGYAGIQRYAAVWTGDNRSYWQHMEMFMAMGMNLGLSGVAFCGADVGGFMHHASGELLVRWTQLGAFTPFFRNHSAIETRQQEPWTFGEQVEEICRTFIELRYSLLPYLYSLFHEAAQTGLPVMRPLVLEYPQDERTFNLSDQFLLGNQMLVAPIYRPGAEHRSVYLPEGVWYDYWTGSRYEGGRPYLARAGLDRIPLFVKSGAVIPMTSGLQHTGEAVWSKLNVHIYGRGTEGHDGQVLAGEYMLYEDDGISRAYQTGEFSCLHISFEEADGVLEVNTSYNHTDEAVAGNERELLFTIHQLSFVPVRIVGLSEVPSLPHLEVQTAGWYYDRQGHHLSVKVPFRAGHEHGVKISVNG
- a CDS encoding tRNA threonylcarbamoyladenosine dehydratase, coding for MLHQFSRTELAIGPEGLDILKNSTVAVLGIGGVGSIAVESLARAGVGRIILIDKDVVDITNVNRQIHALTTTVGQSKVDLMCERVKLINPECETVALNMFYTEETYEELFQYELDYVLDASDTIIYKIHLIKECRERGIPIISSMGAANRMDPTKFQVADISKTHMDPMARVIRGKLREIGIKKGVKVVFSTEPPVKPREDVTQKIVSENAPDRRKAKQPPASISFVPPVVGLIMVSVAIREMLETGRN
- a CDS encoding YdeI/OmpD-associated family protein, whose protein sequence is MNESLARKLRLPAEGELLIMNPPDGYLEELELGDKATRYPELGHSCDFVQVFVHSVREVDELAPTAIRAIKEDGLLWFCYPKGGAKAGTDLNRDKGWDTVKALGYEGVSLIAIDDKWSAMRYRPMGAVGSVPRKSRNTGNPAQKAVKLPAAPELMPADLQTLLGESAQAAAFFAGLAPSHRKAYIQWIEEAKRPETREARVRKTIEKLTQGLKRP
- a CDS encoding UvrD-helicase domain-containing protein; translation: MEDFQSAYQEEKARLDRTLDTIDKELVRLRGIPVYTGHDYTEQVLEAGRDQQRRQLSQSGQEPYFGRLDFEEKGGTRTPLYIGKVGVGGETAQPIVIDWRAPVASLFYSFTGGDSAVYEAPEGLIEGLVYLKRNIVIRKQILERVVDTYNSEEEGPAVSDEFLLYRLGENKDNKLRDIVSTIQAEQDQIIRAGRNSALIIQGVAGSGKTTVALHRLAYLLYQYKEQISAGKMIIFAPNRMFINYISEVLPELGVGDIQQNTFSDWASNVLGLDEAPSDGPEALTEWFDHRSQNRLDDHELPGRFKGSLLFRDLLDQFVQQLEAACLPEEDFMPWDGAKLPLTTIKLWYEEEYKPYPLARRKERVLARIHRWVEMELKGAPSAAALKERKSRAAQREKAYAKKWPDLSPLPLYKAFIGAKKMQGLQLENMGAGIPKSILKVTQANLKKNIIKEEDLPALLYLFTRVDEIDGNLRFDHIVIDEAQDFSPFQIAVLDRFCKGHSFTILGDLSQGIHYYKGVREWNEMQVLFKPEETAYFALTRSYRSTMEIISFANNILRQGVGTDLLAVPVFRSADPVKVIKASGAERLPVIRRALDRIQKGPYKTAALLTRNLNDAQQLHKELSGLGYDLNLIDGRKSEYEGGISVLPVYLSKGLEFDAVMVTDVDEEYYGQQDAKLLYVGATRALHELWLLHGEKLPAYVTVDDPEIAVTAWPEN
- a CDS encoding CD3324 family protein, whose amino-acid sequence is MNYRNGKDVLPPRLLKELQHYIQGELVYVPKLESKRAPWGEVSGSRKLIARRNEEIFKSYCGGLTAPELAEAYHLSIDSIRKIITKMRSAARHSEQKQAVNGGFSSGGKLSSAYRS
- a CDS encoding replication-associated recombination protein A, which translates into the protein MDLFSYGQESDPGTRLLADRMRPGTLDEYIGQEHIVGQGKLLRRAIEADQVSSILLYGPPGCGKTTLAHIISNHTRGEFVRLNAVDASVKDVRAVIEKAQTDKSLYGTKTILFLDEVHRFNSSRQDALLPAVEKGTIIFIGATTENPFHYVNGALLSRSTLFQLEPLTKEHSLIAMRRALADSEKGLGYMKLQVDEEALEHIAWVSNGDIRRALNALELAALTTPPQADGTVHITLDVAEESIRRPIVKADESTQYDVLSAFHKSIRGSSDAALFWFLYAVEKLGMDPMVFLRRLIAASSEDIGLANPQAMVQAVSALDAYRNNGWPEAKLNIAQAILFAVESPKSNAVYTAISKAMDAMDRMQSAEVPLHLRDGHYTGAVKLGHTGYKYPHNYPGHYVKQDYLPPELARTVFYEATEQGNESKIKHNQELRRQQGR
- the mnmA gene encoding tRNA 2-thiouridine(34) synthase MnmA → MSKANSDTRVVVGMSGGVDSSVTALLLKQQGYDVVGIFMKNWDDTDEFGHCTAEADSEDVRRVCEQIDIPYYSVNFEKEYYDKVFSYFLEEYKRGRTPNPDVMCNREIKFGEFLNKALDLGADYVATGHYARVVEKDGRFELLRGVDSNKDQTYFLNALNQDQLSKAMFPIGHLPKPEVRRIAEEAGLYTAKKKDSTGVCFIGERNFREFLSQYLPAKSGDMVDIVTGEVKGRHDGLMYYTLGQRQGLGIGGTGSGTGEPWFVADKNLEHNILYVVQGDKHPSMYSTSLIASGVNWIAGEEHLPKSSYHCTAKFRYRQPDQGVTLTLREDGSVHVIFDQPQKAITPGQAVVFYDGDICLGGGTIDVVEKVVQPELHMNN